The Branchiostoma floridae strain S238N-H82 chromosome 3, Bfl_VNyyK, whole genome shotgun sequence genomic sequence TGCAACCTAACCAGCTGTCCAGCTTGGGTCTTAAGTACAGCGATAATATCTAAAaatcaaatttgtcaaaaggAATATACAAGATAAAGGAGGAAAACTTACCTTCCTCAGTCTGGACTGGTCAAACTTGCACTTCTGTACAATGTCGATCTGCAAGGAAAGAATTAGAGGTTGGGAAGATATCATTATCCAGCGCGTACATGGAAGCCCAACATCGATACAAAGCCAAACTGCTGGCTGGCTGGAACAAGGGGATGCAGCGGGGCTTAATAGCTCAAAACAAAGGCTGCGTCAGGCTGATACTCAGGAGCCTACTCCTTCTCATATAACCTCCTCGGTTTAGAGCTTGCGGTGAAGCAGTCAACATGAAACTGGCACGGACATTTCTGCATATACAAGCACCTCAAAAACAGCGAACATAAAACTGCCGCAGACATTTCTGCATATACAGTATATCTTATGCTCACCTTCCTCTGGATGGCAGCCACGACTCTGTCTCTGAACTGTGTCATCATTTCCTGGCACACTTCTGGCTCCATTAAGTCTCTGTGAGGCACAACAAAGTTTggctttcatttcatttccacAACAGTTGGGTTCctaattaggccatgttgattcaattacCTGGATAACATGTTCTGGGaccacaaaactgatgtgatcttgcaaataaaaagttttgaagaaaaaaagataccttcattatgaaaacTACGCGATCAGAaaggttgaataaatgactaAATACACAGAGAATTGGTATACCGAAaaatttcttaatttttgttctttcacatcttcttcatGGCATACATTTGCTCATGTTGCAACTGCTTTGTATGGTTTACAGCATGGTCAAAAGTTTTGTTGTAAATGCACAAAATTCATAcgcaaggatgtcatccatagaatccAACCAACAGTGCCTTCTAAATAGTTATCCGCCGCCCAGCCAGCCCAGGATGTTTAAGTTAGACTGTGGGCTGGGGTCTGCATAGGAAAATGTTGTTTAGAAGATGAGGTGGAAATTGTGCTTACCCAGAAGCATCCAGGTACTGTTGTGTCATATCGTAAATCGTCGTCAGCACCACATCCAAGTCTGACAGGTCACCAAGGTTACGCTCAAGCCCACCTCCACTCCACTGATACACAGTTTGTCCTGATAAGAAAGGAATACAAAGATATGTTATTCTATATCTGAATATACACTCAAAACTTGAtgaaacaagctgctaggggacccaaactttcATCACCTTTTCCTTACAACAAAAGCTATGAGACACTaaaaaatcaacaccacagcaTGTACAAGGTCATCTAccaggaggccccaaatcaTCCAGAAAGTCTTAAGATATTCTGCCAGACACACACGATGCATGCACAGTAAAAACTATagctccatttttcatggaagtaacAATTTCAAGCCAGGGCTTATCTATTAATACACAAAACACTGgtcattttatttttgcaaagaCACAAgccatttggaaaatcaagCAAAATTGCTGTTCTACCTTCAAGTGAGATATCAGGTTGTAGCTCTTGACATACTGAGtatgatgatatgaaaattattaTTGTACAACGTTCACAACTTAAGATATCATTGATGAAATATGCAAGGAGACCGCGGTCTTTTTAGAGCATCCCGATATCTTTTTGGGTCGCCCGTCGGAGAGAAATTGGAACACCGACGGGGTAAACTTACTCAGGCCGTCGGTCTAAACTCCCAACCCTACGGACAGAAGCGCCAAAAACCATGCAACCCGTCGGGTTTTTTGTGTCCCGAGGGCCGAGAATTTGTCTCCTCACACCTCTCAGAGAGGTAAAAGGGAGAGGTGTGAAAGGCGTGAATTGAACAATAATACAACCGTCGGCCATGAAACGACCCCGACGGGCTCATATCATAACTGACGGTTTTTCAGTTAGAATGGGTTTGAATTGATAATAAGCAAAATTCAAACCCCTCAGACTATTACCAGAGTGCAACAGTCATCGCTAGTATTCTGAGAATGGTCAACACCTCTCTCATCCTGAAGCAGCCCAAATTTGTACAATAGTCAAATGTTGCACTGTGACAAAAcctaaataaacattctttattatAACCATAAAAATACAAATCTGATATGCACTGGTATCTTCCTCACAAACTGAACATAATCCAAACTTGATACAGCAAAAGTTTTTTGGATGTGAATAGTTTGTCTCCTAAAATTATCAAGTACTTATCAGTAGTAATATAAGGTGTGAAGggacttttgttttctacaaggaTGCAAACAataatcttgttttttctttgttttcattctgtAGGCCTTGACTTAAAATAAATAGTGACAATTACATAATGGAGAAAAATATACTAAGGCTGTTAAGAATAAGATTATAGAAAGTTTTGTTTGCAAGTTCTTATGTGAGTGGGTTACGTGACGTTAACAGGCCTAgggttaaagttttgttttcatctttaaacgtttggaaattttgTGGGTTTTGTAGGCCTCTTCGAATAACTCTAAACTTTCGTTGTTTCCTGGTCATTCAATAGAAAGGCAGTTTGACTTAGAAgtaaattgtaccatgtatTTCGTCTTTCActggttttgaaatacaatagttACAGGTTCTTTtgcccacaggtagctttttgtgcTGCCatttctcaatttcaagggggtgggcgctaattctaagttttACACATTGCTGATCCTACCTCATGTTTatcaagtaacgttatataattttccattgagtatcccttctttagtttgttggaaaatcttaacttaccattgTTTATCTTTAGACAGTGTATGAAAAAATGTCTAGATATATACATCTTCCAGTCTTTTtcttaaccaaggaggttctctttctttaacctccttgtcttACCAATGAGGTAAGACAAGGAggttaaggtacatgtatttgcaagttcatgcctgagggctaattgcaagtacatggtataaacataggatatatgtatatacaagtgacaatgaacagataAACAATACTCTAattaatactagtgttgacttGAAAAGCCCCACCCTTTCTACAGTTTatgggttctgtgatttcaaGAGATTGAATAATCAACAACTACTGTCAGTTATCCATTTAGTGTGAATGACCTTTGTTGTCTGCTGTGTTCCACTTTGCATACAAAAAGCACAACAGTGAGAAATCTTTCTGTGCATTCTAACAATCACCATGTTAAAAAGATGAAGGTTTGGCTCTGGCTTTTGTTTCTATTTCAATCGTCAGGCTTTCCTTTTGTCTGCCAGCCAAATACCATACAGTTTTAAGGGTTAAAAAGAATACTTGACAAGATAGAATTAGAAAGCCACATAGAACacattaaaaaataattcaaaacagGTTCAAGCTTAAACACATAACACTTAAAAAATTAATTCAAAAGTTTGAGCCTAAGCCTAagccctctttcaacctccttggcctAAGGACTGAAGGAGAGTTATATTAGCATCATCAGATGCTAATCTaaaaatggttttgtttgttttggtaagCCCTGGATTGATTTGTGAGTATAATTCTACAAGCCATGGCCAGGTTCTAGCTAATAGCTTGTTCTAACCTGTCAGAGGTGGACCCCTAGTTCTGCCTCGGTATTAGATCAATacaaagaaagtttatttgcaagttcatgcctgtaggctaattgcaagtacatggtagaaacaagatAGGGAATATCCATATGAAACAATCAGAGGGGCATTAGAAGAACACAAAgaaatatcctgactcccgggattcgaacccgcaccAAACCcaggcagccggatcacaaatgcAACATGCAAACCACAACGACAAAAGCTCGGAGCTGtgggcgtggtcagtttggcagtgcTTGAACCCAACTGTTACACAgtcatgtaacaatgaactgtgataaatattaATATCATTCAAAGAGACAACTcaaatactatacatgtatctagataggttgggtaacttcttttttggaggcaaagaaagacaaagagtcccgctttttctataatttgtgctcagagctgttggtgtgcacgtggtcagtttggcagcactAATATTCAGATTTGCGAATAATAATTGTCATCATGTCAACACAAAAGCAGCTTGAATTCGTCTTACATCCGGGTACATGGGGTCATAGTTGGCAGCGTCATGTGTAAAAGTGGAAGGTTTTAACTTTCAATGTACGCCATGGCTTCCATGAACTTTACCCACAAAACTGTTTGGATTTCACCTTTGTGATGGTGAAACAAACTTGAATCATGATATAAGTATTAAACCGTCGTAGATTCTATTCTCACTGATGATCTGTTCTCCAATCTtgaattttttctttcaattgcaCTTCATATTTCAATCCTGGATTACTGTTGAACCCGCATGTCTACAGCAACTTGATATGCTTCTGTTTACACTATACTTCAAACTATAGCCTTTGGTTGGGTGGGAACATAAGCACCATTTATGAGATATTCACCATTTGAGAATTGAAGTTGAGACTCAAAGGATTACACTGCTGACTGTTAAACTCCACGGGTGAGCCTTGCGTCATCCAAGTCTGGCTGGACAAGAGACAATGGTTCTTTCACCAGGTGTCATTGTTGGTCAGGCTTATTCAGTATTCAAATTCCTGTTGCACACTTGACAAAACACCTTGACagaaccagaaaaaaaaaatggtatacaagaaaaaaaaccaaAAGTAGTGTTTTCTCTGtggaaataaacaaactaaatacCTGCTGGATATTTTTCTGGctcacactgtcacagttttATTCATCATCAGGTACATTTTCATTAGCaaaaaaacaattgtcaaacaAAGCGCGCAAAGCCATGCACAGCCTCAAATGTCTAACCAAGGACTtgaaggaggttgaaaaaaggaaacctccttggtctaactcGTTCATTTATAGTTTCACCTGATAGCCTTCTGAGAATATTCGATTCCTGTGGTAAACCAATTCTGTTACttatatgtttgtaaaatttgGGGTACTgagaaattaaatgatacatctcTGATCAAAATTACACACTACCAATTCTGCAAAAACATTTAGGCATTCATCCAAGTTGGAGTCTCTAGAAATAGTAGTAATTCAGCATGTAGGTCTGAATTAGGCAGATTTTCCACTAGACATAGATATTCCGTTcgacttgtaaaatattggcTAATAGTATGTAATGTTTCACACAAAGATTTTACTAAGCATCCATTTACAAGTAAACGCACTCTTGGAACAGCACAACTCTGTTGTAAATGGCCGGAGAAGTTCATGGTTGcagcatgttaaagaaatacttgATTACAGTGGATTTTCTTATCTCTGGTACTCTGACAACTCACTCTGtgaccctgtatatgtatgtaatctgataaggaacagaattacCGATATGTATATCCAGACATTTCTACATAATATAACTATAAGTATAGATATAGATTCCCCACAcccacagacgaacagaaagccacttttctcttgaaatcgcagaacccacaaattgtagaaaatgtggggcttttcgtctccctctgcttccaaaaaagaagtcaaacccaaccagtttagaaatagccaacactagtattagagtagaatattgtttataactgtttattGTCACTTCTATATCTCCTATATATAcaccatgcacttgcaattagccctcaagcatgaacttgcaaataaacttctctatTCATCAACTCAGATTAGACATAGGCTGagttcctcacaattcagcccctggttgcaaagagagagtagttggcccactcaataaataataataaactgGCACTAGCCACCCTGCTGGGAGGCCAGTGGCAATTTCGTTAACTAAGAAGGTTACAGGGACAATGTTATATCCCTAAGTCTTGTGtgattaaaacaaaataataaatatcGGACCCGGTGTAGTTCCTTGGGCAGACAAGGCTGTGCTATTCTTTCAaagataacttttcttcatATGGAGCATTGAAGTCAAGCAAATTGTACTGATTTAGCTAACTATATAAAAAACAACCTTTTCTCGCCTTTAGCGGGGAACGGGTCAGTAATATTTCCCGAGGATCTTCTGTCCACCCCGTCGGTCTGTACCTGAGTTGCCATGTAGTCATACACGTGCTAATTACACAAGCTTACCAGGTGTGAATTCTTACTGAATAACAGTTTTTTGGTGCATTCTATTTAATTCAgtgattttcatggtgttaattGTATGCGGTCTTCAATCGGGGTAAGCTCTGAAGACCGACGGTCTGACTTGATTGAGCCGGCGGGCTCAAGAATTTTCTTCGGGTTTCGGTGTCTAACCCTCGGGATAAgcaattttcaaagtcaaatatCTCAAAAAATTTGTACGTTATGACCATAAAAAAGGAGCCTCATACTCCAGATAACATgatctttccaatggtatgtaaaactttcatgtatgttcaggaagaaaaaagttgaaaaatgggGATTTCAAGATGTCCGCGTTCAAATCTGGAAAACAACTTTCCTAGAATGAAGTGACTGGTGTTACAATATTTACTTGATCCACCCTCTCTGTACCACCAACCCCTATGACAGTTCATTAAAAggcaattttgtgttggaaattacagtacaATTTTGATCCAGGACCCATTTCTCCCTCTCGAGACTGAAATCTGCTTGTcaccacagacaaaaatttcaccccgtCTGCATGCCTAAAAACTCTGAACTGCATGgcatgaaactgatgaaattgtattttcctaagcttaaaatgaaatattttaacaaagaaaatgaatactgtaattcctgattttttcaatgtactgttatgttcacggttttcactgtgacgactgaaacgtgaacttatcattactgataacaaataaatcgcAGACTTTTTTAATGCGTACTTGCCACGACAGTGAACATtaagttccgagaacaagttaaattttctcagaccgtgaaagtttggtactgagaagacaaagtgaattacagtaactgGGCTCCAGGCTACCAAACAACAAGCAGAATGGAAAacaatttaaagctggagacagccctggtatgAAATAATTTGTCATCAGCACAGTTAATTGTATCAAATGTGTAAAGATGTCACCTTTAGTTTTATTATCAGCAACTGCATGTTGGAGAGGGATGGAAGGTCGTTTTGAGATGACACGCCTGCTAATCCCACTGACAAAGTTGTTGGCATCTCCCTATCCAGCGGCAAAAAAAATAGAGAATACAACACTgcatttgtttgtacatgtattgcatataTTCAATAAACTGACTGTGACACACCAGATTTGTAATGAACAGTACAAAATGGATTTTATTTGGATTTTATTAGTTCCACTCatactgggaaggacccctgctGTTTTTGAAAAGTGTGGAATATGTATCCGTATCTAAATAGCAAAGAACCAAACCAGCTTTCCCATCCTGCAGGTCTCCAGTAACACCATCTTCCTCACACCCTGCCACCTTGGACCTGGGTCAGCAGGAGCaaacgtacacacacaaaccaagACGAACAAACtgactgaaaacaatacctccgttgTCAAAATTGTCTCACCTGCCCTTGGCTCCTTGGTGTTTTCATCCCCCTGTACCCACCAGATGAACTGGAGGAACCTGAAGACAATCCCATCTGGTTCTCTTCCTCAACAGATGAACTGGACATCCCGCTTCTGCTGTCTGAACCTGAGCATGTAAAACAGAATCTTACACCAAAATGGACAGGAGAAAATGTCGGGCAAGACTTGCACCTTGCTTCATTGGGTCGTTGTAACTTTGTTCAGTTTGTTAGTGGAACATACATATAGGTCAGCAATTGCAACTTTCCGTGCAGTTTCTGTAGTACGAAGGTgatgctagcccttcccctctTAATCAAATTAAGAACTCCATTGTGCGTCCCTTCTGAATGATGTTGACCCTGGAACTTGAACCGGAGTCTCCCCAAGTTAGAACCATGAGCTTAAACATAATAAGGCACTAGCAGTTGAGCCATAGGGACATCTCTGTTTCCTGGAATCTATTGCCACATCTTTCATTTAAACATTTTGTCAATACTCATTCCCCATGATAAGAAAAACTGACAAACATAACACAATGTAGACCAACTTACCACTCCTCCCTGTAACTTTCCACCATTCCGTTGGAGATTTGGACAcacgtctgaaaaaaaaaatgattttaaagaacTTTTGGCCCAGTTTTGATTGCTATATGTACATCATCTGAATACAGTCTGTGAAAATATTCAGAGCCTTTGTAGATTTCAAACATCTTGCTGATTATGAAACTATGGCTGTAATTGGCATGatctattttatttattttctaaatacatatatttgcttattgaAGTCCTGTCATTTGGAAAAATTCCATGCTTATATCagatcataaattatgcaattgactttcacatttacataatgtacaattttttgtGTAAACCTCTAACTTGTCACAAGTAGGTAACCCCCACCATTTACAACTATTAAATTACGGCACTTtcacattaactatgcaaatcaaaatcttatttgcataatacaaaCTATATTCATATCCTGCAATTGTTTACCTGCAATGAATACTTAATGATATAAAAGCCCCATTATGAAAAACACTGGACTTATGCAAGTTAcgtcataatttgcataatctgcatgtcattatgtacatctctgtctaaactacctaatagtatatactaaatatcatggaaatttgctgttcctttgtttatttatcttCTTTTACAAAAATATGCCTGCAGTTCTGGAGCgagctgctagggggctcaaaacCATCTTGCAAAATCTTCTTGCGTccaaagctatctaccaccaatacatcaagaccatatcatgtctaGGACAATAGatacaaaaattgaagttctgctgcagtaccaaggtcacaataCACTGAGTCACCTTGTCCTCTGCATGCTGGATTCTGAGGGCACATTTGACTCAATATCTGGTGTCCTCTGACTACTTGGCCTGGTCTTTTCGGATCCATGCTTTGCTGACCTCTGCCGTGTCGGTTGTCTCTTCTTGCTGGTGGCTCTGGTGGGAAGTGTCTCATTGAGACTCTGCTGTTCCTGTTGTTTCTTCCCAACGCAACTGATGGAACCCGAGTCTGAATCGTCTGCCTGGAAACTTGGACGTCTCTGGCGTTTCTTCTTTCCAGTTGTCATTACCGCACTTGAGTCTGACTCGTCAGCCTGAAAACTCTGCTGCGCCTGTCGTTTCTTTCCAACAGCAGTAACAGAACCGGAAACTGAATCTTCTGGCTGGGACCTCTGTCGCCTCTGACTTTTCTGCTTCCCTGTTGTTCTAACCGAACTTGAATCTGAGTGTTCTGGCTCAACACAATGTTGTCTCCTCTTCCCAGAAGCTCTGGTAGAACTCAAGGCTTGAGTATTCTCCTTTCTctgatgtttcttcttctcaGAACTTAAGTCTGACTCGTCTGGCTGGAAGCTGGGCCGTCTCTGTCGTTTGTTTTTCTGAGTTGTTGGAACTGAACTGGAGTCAGAGTCTGCTAGCTCGATACTCTGTCGTTTCTTCCTTCCAGTAGTTCTAACAGAACCTGAATCTGACTCATCTGGCTGGAAGTCTGCCTGTTTCTGTTGGCTCCTCTTTCTAGTGTTTCTGACAGTGTTGGAGTCTTCTGACTCGATACTctgttgtttcttctttctgGTAGTTTTAAGAGAACTCAATTCTGGCTTGTCTGGCTGGAAACTTGTCAGTTTCTGTTGTCTCTTCTTTTTGGTATTTCTGACAGAGCTTGGGACTTCTTGCTGGAGACTctgttgtttcttcttctcaGTGGTTTTAACAGACTCTGAGTCTGATTGTGCCGTGCTGCTGAGATCTGAACCCCTCTTCTTGTTCTTCTGCTGTGTTGTACTCGAGTCCAATTTTGCAGGAGTGTCGTTAGGTGGGGTTAAGGCTTTACCTAGGGTCAGCTTGTCAGCTGAAGAACCTGATAAATACAAATTTGAGAACATTGTGAAAACAACTATTTTGAGGTGACAGGTCAAGCTCCTAAGACAGCCATTGAAAAGGCCATGTAAATATATCCATTGGTGTAGAATTGACCCACAAGTTGAATATAAATAAGCACTTGGCTAGCTGCCAGCTTGTTCAAGATGATTTTTACAATGATCTAATGTGATTCAGGTTACCCGAGCTAAAATCTGCCAACCCAGCTTTTCAGGGGGAGGGGGATTGAAAGCTAGGATGGGCACAAGTTTTTTTATTTGACATCTGGGCTATGAAAATGTTGTAGAATCATTTTCCAAATCCAACACATTCTCCTCATTTCTGTTTCATAGAAAAGTGACATAAACAGACCCACTGAACTTAGGTCCCATATACATTGATTCACACCCAAAATGCACAAGCAGCGTAATCAacatatgatgttgaaaatactaaTGTCctaatgcatttcagttttccaTCAAACTATCTATGTTGGATGACATCTGCCAAAGTCTAAGAAGTAAAAGAGAGAGTGTGAGAGTTCCTATCTACCAATCTTATTTCTACGGGATTGTACATGCAAGgcatgaaatacttttttctgcatacctgcactggtgcaggtaacagtgaaaattacctgcatcagacaaattttacctgtaccactctgaatttaggaagaatactaaaattgttgaggaaccattgctattttttcttttatacttaataggtggtaacagtcgacgcagctaataacaatccatacatctacatcataggacattatGTATAAACCTagtgcatggaccagtgcaaattaggtgcaggtagacaccagaaataactgcacagttccaattttacctgcactttaatacctgcatatgcaggtggtatttcgagccctga encodes the following:
- the LOC118412017 gene encoding uncharacterized protein DDB_G0286299-like isoform X2, translating into MATSNSEDATSFTFWPDRDKPRPGLRPARGIARRKTTIRPFKIVKDWSSPASSQHDDDDDKSCGVPGSPESVVHESPRHGSLPEQEEPPEIDIHDAGSSAHGQRRKSGRVSTSKGRSEWWKTRPEAGSSADKLTLGKALTPPNDTPAKLDSSTTQQKNKKRGSDLSSTAQSDSESVKTTEKKKQQSLQQEVPSSVRNTKKKRQQKLTSFQPDKPELSSLKTTRKKKQQSIESEDSNTVRNTRKRSQQKQADFQPDESDSGSVRTTGRKKRQSIELADSDSSSVPTTQKNKRQRRPSFQPDESDLSSEKKKHQRKENTQALSSTRASGKRRQHCVEPEHSDSSSVRTTGKQKSQRRQRSQPEDSVSGSVTAVGKKRQAQQSFQADESDSSAVMTTGKKKRQRRPSFQADDSDSGSISCVGKKQQEQQSLNETLPTRATSKKRQPTRQRSAKHGSEKTRPSSQRTPDIESNVPSESSMQRTRRVSKSPTEWWKVTGRSGSDSRSGMSSSSVEEENQMGLSSGSSSSSGGYRGMKTPRSQGQGDANNFVSGISRRVISKRPSIPLQHAVADNKTKGQTVYQWSGGGLERNLGDLSDLDVVLTTIYDMTQQYLDASGDLMEPEVCQEMMTQFRDRVVAAIQRKIDIVQKCKFDQSRLRKMDLTIRKRRAELLSLQREDMRLDQQLDQLKEKLTDSTERELTLQKTCTFLKDLQELQQKYMDST
- the LOC118412017 gene encoding uncharacterized protein DDB_G0286299-like isoform X1; this translates as MATSNSEDATSFTFWPDRDKPRPGLRPARGIARRKTTIRPFKIVKDWSSPASSQHDDDDDKTHTPLGSKVPQSCGVPGSPESVVHESPRHGSLPEQEEPPEIDIHDAGSSAHGQRRKSGRVSTSKGRSEWWKTRPEAGSSADKLTLGKALTPPNDTPAKLDSSTTQQKNKKRGSDLSSTAQSDSESVKTTEKKKQQSLQQEVPSSVRNTKKKRQQKLTSFQPDKPELSSLKTTRKKKQQSIESEDSNTVRNTRKRSQQKQADFQPDESDSGSVRTTGRKKRQSIELADSDSSSVPTTQKNKRQRRPSFQPDESDLSSEKKKHQRKENTQALSSTRASGKRRQHCVEPEHSDSSSVRTTGKQKSQRRQRSQPEDSVSGSVTAVGKKRQAQQSFQADESDSSAVMTTGKKKRQRRPSFQADDSDSGSISCVGKKQQEQQSLNETLPTRATSKKRQPTRQRSAKHGSEKTRPSSQRTPDIESNVPSESSMQRTRRVSKSPTEWWKVTGRSGSDSRSGMSSSSVEEENQMGLSSGSSSSSGGYRGMKTPRSQGQGDANNFVSGISRRVISKRPSIPLQHAVADNKTKGQTVYQWSGGGLERNLGDLSDLDVVLTTIYDMTQQYLDASGDLMEPEVCQEMMTQFRDRVVAAIQRKIDIVQKCKFDQSRLRKMDLTIRKRRAELLSLQREDMRLDQQLDQLKEKLTDSTERELTLQKTCTFLKDLQELQQKYMDST